One window of the Burkholderia sp. FERM BP-3421 genome contains the following:
- a CDS encoding rubredoxin translates to MSDIAIEYRTWMCLICGYIYDEETGDPKAGIQPGTRWEDIPGEWRCPECDVPKSDFEMVSI, encoded by the coding sequence ATGTCCGACATTGCAATCGAGTACCGCACCTGGATGTGTCTGATCTGCGGCTACATCTACGACGAGGAAACCGGCGATCCGAAAGCCGGCATCCAGCCGGGCACGCGTTGGGAAGACATTCCGGGCGAATGGCGCTGCCCGGAATGCGACGTGCCGAAGAGCGACTTCGAGATGGTCTCGATCTGA
- a CDS encoding acyl-ACP desaturase, with amino-acid sequence MSMMLYPELYQSLERARWNMQHDVAWDRFDRKRLSDEQALSIKMNAITEWAALPATEMFLRDNQHDSDFSAFMSIWFYEEQKHSLVLIEYLRRFRPDLAPSEDELHAVRFPFDPAPALETLTLHFGGEIRLNHWYRCAAHWHTEPVIRQIYELISRDEARHAAAYLKYMRRALERYGDEARRAFAKIGTLMASGNRSAKAIHPTNLHVNRALFPNDTVQSRLPDPEWLGHWLDKQIHFDRDWEGKVADRILHNLSLLLDRPLLSIKDLNKLRKQLNQSIECPSAEAALES; translated from the coding sequence ATTTCGATGATGCTCTATCCCGAGTTGTACCAAAGCCTCGAACGCGCGCGCTGGAACATGCAGCACGACGTCGCCTGGGACCGCTTCGATCGCAAGCGTCTCTCCGACGAGCAGGCGCTGTCGATCAAGATGAACGCGATCACGGAGTGGGCCGCGCTGCCGGCGACCGAGATGTTCCTGCGCGACAACCAGCACGACAGCGACTTCTCCGCGTTCATGTCGATCTGGTTCTACGAGGAGCAGAAGCACTCGCTCGTGCTGATCGAGTACCTGCGGCGCTTCCGCCCCGACCTCGCGCCGAGCGAGGACGAGCTGCACGCGGTGCGCTTCCCGTTCGATCCGGCGCCCGCGCTGGAGACGCTGACGCTGCATTTCGGCGGCGAGATCCGGCTCAATCACTGGTATCGGTGCGCCGCGCACTGGCACACGGAACCGGTGATCCGCCAGATCTACGAACTGATCTCGCGGGACGAGGCGCGCCATGCGGCCGCCTACCTGAAGTACATGCGGCGCGCGCTGGAGCGCTACGGCGACGAGGCGCGCCGCGCGTTCGCGAAGATCGGCACGCTGATGGCGAGCGGCAACCGCTCGGCGAAGGCGATTCATCCGACCAACCTGCACGTGAACCGCGCGCTGTTCCCGAACGACACGGTGCAGAGCCGGCTGCCCGACCCCGAGTGGCTGGGCCACTGGCTCGACAAGCAGATCCACTTCGACCGCGACTGGGAAGGCAAGGTGGCCGACCGCATCCTGCACAACCTGTCGCTCCTGCTCGACCGCCCGCTGCTGTCGATCAAGGACCTGAACAAGCTGCGCAAGCAACTGAACCAGAGCATCGAATGCCCGAGCGCGGAAGCCGCGCTCGAAAGTTAA
- a CDS encoding alpha/beta fold hydrolase → MSNTSEQSLPGALAQPAAPPMPFRKRLVKGYVDALSVVSSAAAARRATDLFGYTRTFRKTPPKDMTPLGARRFEIEGVAGVKHGHVWGKGERTVLLVHGWGADSATMFSFVPWLQKAGFRVAAFDAPAHGVSPGTVTTMTAFKDAVKGAIRSLGGVHAIVAHSLGSIASTGALAELGPASAAGLVMLAPPCTLPAVIDRWSNDFLQLTPPVMRALYAELHSRNGVPPQHWDIGVLGRGLAARMLVMHGPNDDVVPICESENIVAALPGVVFERVEKVGHVRILSDAGVIRRVTQFLTADADQAVHAATGA, encoded by the coding sequence ATGTCCAATACTTCCGAGCAATCTCTTCCCGGCGCCCTGGCGCAGCCCGCCGCGCCGCCGATGCCGTTCCGCAAGCGGCTCGTCAAGGGCTACGTCGACGCGCTGAGCGTGGTGTCGTCCGCCGCCGCCGCGCGGCGGGCGACCGACCTGTTCGGCTACACGCGCACGTTCCGCAAGACGCCGCCGAAGGACATGACGCCGCTCGGCGCGCGCCGCTTCGAGATCGAGGGCGTCGCGGGCGTCAAGCACGGCCACGTATGGGGCAAGGGCGAGCGCACCGTGCTGCTGGTGCACGGCTGGGGCGCCGACAGCGCGACGATGTTCTCGTTCGTGCCGTGGCTGCAGAAGGCCGGCTTCCGGGTCGCCGCGTTCGATGCGCCCGCGCACGGCGTGTCGCCCGGCACCGTGACCACGATGACGGCCTTCAAGGACGCGGTGAAGGGTGCGATCCGCTCGCTCGGCGGCGTGCACGCCATCGTCGCGCACTCGCTCGGGTCGATCGCCTCGACCGGCGCGCTCGCGGAACTCGGCCCGGCGAGCGCGGCCGGTCTCGTGATGCTCGCGCCGCCGTGCACGCTGCCCGCCGTGATCGATCGCTGGTCGAACGATTTCCTGCAGCTGACGCCGCCCGTGATGCGCGCGCTGTACGCGGAGCTGCACAGCCGCAACGGCGTGCCGCCGCAGCACTGGGACATCGGCGTGCTGGGCCGCGGGCTCGCCGCGCGGATGCTGGTGATGCACGGCCCGAACGACGACGTCGTGCCGATCTGCGAATCGGAAAACATCGTCGCGGCGCTGCCGGGCGTCGTGTTCGAGCGGGTCGAGAAGGTCGGACACGTGCGCATCCTGTCGGACGCGGGCGTGATCCGGCGCGTGACGCAGTTCCTGACGGCCGACGCGGATCAGGCCGTGCACGCCGCGACTGGCGCCTAG
- a CDS encoding fatty acid desaturase encodes MATIKLPQQQTQGFREFVDSLKTLDHERLADAIPRELYEPRLARGLLGFFASAALYVGAVVGVHYAPHWSLYIPLWLAAGLGGWGLFCIAHDCGHNSFSKSRRFNFMLGQIALFPLLYPFHGWRHMHNLHHANTNSLEMDTDWRPVLPEQYRRMGLWEKFVYRSTRSWLFWLGTVNYQRHSGFRPGMFPKLEARNDVRRSIVVTVLFAAIYLPALIYFTGWQGFLLYFLGPWLGIHAWFSTTTMMHHIADDMPFLTREHWTLNGSRLMMTTDYEYPKWLHFFTHNISVHAAHHVVPVIPFYNLPKAREALKRKYPGAIRQKTFTWGEVWKVIRSCHLYDPVHGYYQSFEAVATPAAPTPPRADTAI; translated from the coding sequence ATGGCAACCATCAAACTACCGCAGCAGCAGACGCAGGGCTTCCGCGAGTTCGTCGACTCGCTCAAGACGCTCGACCACGAGCGCCTGGCCGACGCGATCCCGCGCGAGCTGTACGAACCGCGCCTCGCGCGCGGACTGCTCGGCTTCTTCGCGAGCGCCGCGCTTTACGTCGGCGCGGTCGTCGGCGTCCACTACGCGCCGCACTGGTCGCTCTACATCCCACTCTGGCTCGCGGCGGGGCTGGGCGGCTGGGGGCTGTTCTGCATCGCGCACGATTGCGGGCACAACTCGTTCTCGAAGAGCCGCCGCTTCAACTTCATGCTCGGCCAGATCGCGCTGTTCCCGCTGCTGTATCCGTTCCACGGCTGGCGTCACATGCACAACCTGCATCACGCGAACACCAACAGCCTGGAGATGGATACCGACTGGCGCCCGGTGTTGCCCGAGCAGTACCGGCGCATGGGGCTGTGGGAAAAGTTCGTGTATCGCAGCACGCGCAGCTGGCTGTTCTGGCTCGGCACCGTCAACTACCAGCGCCATTCGGGCTTCCGTCCCGGCATGTTCCCGAAGCTGGAGGCGCGCAACGACGTGCGACGCTCGATCGTGGTGACCGTGCTGTTCGCCGCGATCTACCTGCCCGCGCTGATCTACTTCACCGGCTGGCAAGGCTTCCTGCTGTACTTCCTCGGCCCGTGGCTCGGCATTCACGCGTGGTTCAGCACGACGACGATGATGCATCACATCGCCGACGACATGCCGTTCCTCACCCGCGAGCACTGGACCCTGAACGGCAGCCGGCTGATGATGACGACCGACTACGAGTACCCGAAGTGGCTGCACTTCTTCACGCACAACATCTCGGTGCACGCCGCCCACCATGTCGTGCCGGTCATCCCGTTCTACAACCTGCCGAAGGCGCGCGAGGCGCTCAAGCGCAAGTACCCGGGCGCGATCCGGCAGAAGACGTTCACCTGGGGCGAGGTATGGAAGGTGATTCGTTCCTGCCACCTGTACGACCCGGTGCACGGCTACTACCAGTCGTTCGAGGCGGTCGCGACCCCCGCCGCGCCGACGCCGCCGCGCGCCGACACCGCGATCTGA
- a CDS encoding acyl carrier protein, giving the protein MAFISSLFNKIGFTEEKRSAAPLTEAGIRQWLVERLAKQINVPAAQIETARTFESYGLDSLVALQVAGDLEKLLEQRLSPALLFEHQNIDDLAHYLATDLASSEVKA; this is encoded by the coding sequence ATGGCGTTCATTTCGAGCCTGTTCAACAAGATCGGCTTCACCGAGGAAAAGCGTTCGGCCGCCCCGCTGACGGAAGCCGGCATCCGCCAGTGGCTCGTCGAGCGGCTGGCGAAACAGATCAACGTACCGGCCGCGCAGATCGAGACCGCGCGCACCTTCGAGTCCTACGGCCTCGATTCGCTCGTCGCGCTGCAGGTCGCGGGCGACCTGGAGAAGCTGCTCGAACAGCGCCTGTCCCCGGCGCTGCTGTTCGAACACCAGAACATCGACGATCTCGCGCATTACCTGGCCACCGATCTCGCGTCGAGCGAAGTGAAGGCGTAG
- a CDS encoding acyl-CoA desaturase has protein sequence MNPLDFSSPPATAGDQPTPVRGVNQLDARGARIKARTAFGVMAIPFAGSLGAAWMWHLGLATWLDAGLFGVMYVLHMAGVSIGYHRFLAHRAFKTSSVFRALILVCGSMAAQGPILFWVTTHRRHHTYSDKPGDPHSPNLLGDSRAERLRGLWHAHMPWMMAPDMSSWSYFAQDILKDRTLLFFNRTYFYWVVLGLLTPAAIGGLVTSSWTGALSGLLFGGFARMFLANQFAWCVGSICHRYGSRPFDNRDHSTNNWIVAFLTFGEGLQNNHHAFPAWYRHGVRWWEPDLSGWVLTLLGKLGIVWELRSPSREVIDRLRARNAT, from the coding sequence ATGAACCCGCTCGACTTCAGCAGTCCGCCAGCCACCGCCGGCGACCAGCCCACGCCCGTGCGCGGCGTCAACCAGCTCGACGCGCGCGGCGCCCGCATCAAGGCGCGCACCGCGTTCGGCGTGATGGCGATTCCGTTCGCCGGCTCGCTGGGCGCCGCGTGGATGTGGCACCTGGGGCTCGCGACCTGGCTCGACGCCGGGCTGTTCGGCGTCATGTACGTGCTGCACATGGCCGGCGTATCGATCGGCTATCACCGCTTCCTCGCGCATCGCGCGTTCAAGACCTCGTCGGTGTTCCGCGCGCTGATCCTGGTCTGCGGCTCGATGGCCGCGCAGGGCCCGATCCTGTTCTGGGTCACCACGCATCGCCGCCATCACACCTACAGCGACAAGCCGGGCGATCCGCATTCGCCGAACCTGCTCGGCGACAGCCGCGCCGAACGCCTGCGCGGCCTCTGGCACGCGCACATGCCGTGGATGATGGCGCCCGACATGTCGAGCTGGAGCTATTTCGCGCAGGACATCCTCAAGGACCGCACCCTGCTGTTCTTCAACCGCACCTACTTCTACTGGGTCGTGCTCGGCCTGCTGACGCCCGCCGCGATCGGCGGCCTCGTGACGTCGAGCTGGACCGGCGCGCTGTCGGGCCTGCTGTTCGGCGGCTTCGCGCGCATGTTCCTCGCCAACCAGTTCGCCTGGTGCGTCGGCTCGATCTGCCATCGCTACGGCAGCCGGCCATTCGACAACCGCGATCACAGCACCAACAACTGGATCGTCGCGTTCCTGACCTTCGGCGAAGGTCTGCAGAACAACCACCACGCATTCCCGGCCTGGTACCGGCATGGCGTGCGGTGGTGGGAGCCCGACCTGTCGGGCTGGGTTCTGACGCTGCTGGGCAAGCTCGGCATCGTCTGGGAGTTGCGCTCGCCGAGCCGGGAAGTCATCGACCGCCTGCGCGCGCGCAACGCGACCTGA
- a CDS encoding acyl-CoA desaturase — translation MDTQTQHASSQPSAIADRTGASERRLAYLTVGIPAAGAVAAVVLACFHGIGRLELGLLAAMYVCTALGVEAGLHRFFSHQAFKAGPIVTSLFAIFGSMAAQGPVLFWAATHRMHHAFTDKEGDPHSPRLHGDDFKGRLRGIWHAHVGWLFTLRRQNWSTFTPDLLRNRLVVKLNQFYFVWIAVGLAIPTAAGWLIGGTAYSALMGFLWGGLMRIFLVDQSTWAINSFAHSFGPHPNTTRDQSRNVFWLALPAVGGGWHNNHHAFPALARTSQHFWQIDPSGALIDLLALFGLVWDVRRPERPANRATQS, via the coding sequence ATGGATACCCAGACCCAACACGCGTCATCCCAACCGTCCGCGATCGCGGACCGCACCGGCGCCTCGGAACGCCGCCTCGCCTACCTGACCGTCGGCATCCCGGCCGCCGGCGCGGTCGCGGCGGTGGTGCTCGCCTGCTTCCACGGCATCGGCCGGCTCGAACTCGGGCTGCTCGCCGCGATGTACGTGTGCACCGCGCTCGGCGTCGAGGCGGGCCTGCACCGCTTCTTCTCGCACCAGGCGTTCAAGGCCGGCCCGATCGTCACGTCGCTGTTCGCGATCTTCGGCTCGATGGCCGCGCAGGGCCCGGTGCTGTTCTGGGCCGCGACCCACCGGATGCACCACGCCTTCACCGACAAGGAAGGCGACCCGCATTCGCCGCGCCTGCACGGCGACGACTTCAAGGGCCGCCTGCGCGGGATCTGGCATGCGCACGTGGGCTGGCTGTTCACGCTGCGCCGGCAGAACTGGAGCACGTTCACGCCCGACCTGCTGCGCAACCGCCTGGTCGTCAAGCTCAACCAGTTCTACTTCGTGTGGATCGCGGTCGGCCTCGCGATCCCGACCGCGGCCGGCTGGCTGATCGGCGGCACCGCCTACTCGGCGCTGATGGGCTTCCTGTGGGGCGGCCTGATGCGGATCTTCCTGGTCGACCAGTCGACCTGGGCCATCAATTCGTTCGCCCACAGCTTCGGGCCGCATCCGAACACCACGCGCGACCAGAGCCGCAACGTGTTCTGGCTCGCCCTGCCGGCGGTCGGCGGCGGCTGGCACAACAACCACCACGCATTTCCCGCGCTCGCCCGCACCAGCCAGCATTTCTGGCAGATCGATCCGTCGGGCGCGCTGATCGACCTGCTCGCGCTGTTCGGCCTCGTCTGGGACGTGCGTCGTCCCGAACGCCCCGCGAACCGGGCCACGCAGTCATGA
- a CDS encoding fatty acyl-AMP ligase, with product MTISETDSGTARISASAPTQRRHGAPATLERYPVATMVDVLRLQAAERPGQIAFIHLVDGENEVREISYGDLYRQALAVAHHLSARESVGKRVLMLFEAGIDYVAALFGVLMAGAVAVPSFPPVGTRALGRLASIAQDAQADIILTNGRFSKLRERVLALLPDTLPEDAWTDVDPFLLGHNNAYTYKSPSGADDLPRLDPESLALLQYTSGSTSAPKGVMLTHDNLLSNCHCASRWMGGPRARVGCTWLPPYHDMGLMGGILQPIYEGFPTVILSPGHFVQRPYRWLAAVSRYRVTTTIAPNFAFDLCCDTIDDAELATLDLSTVEAIYCGAEPVRLRTFERFAARFGSRGFRAAAFGPCYGLAEATVFVSGKPDGAAPIFTSVDQERLAHGAALDVPDDHPRAQTLAGCGIAAPGHDLRIVDPADGRALPDGAIGEIWFSGPNIGVGYWNQTERSRETFHATLPGSPDRYLRTGDLGFLRDGELFVTGRIKDLIIHAGRNLYPQDIEQLVQETDARIRPNGVAAFSIDTGASEQIAVVAELRRGERVTSDELHSLRDAIVERVTLHLGAAPHVIHFAPTGAIPLTTSGKIQRYATRQALLAEALASYPHART from the coding sequence ATGACAATATCCGAAACCGATTCCGGAACCGCGCGGATCTCCGCGTCGGCCCCGACGCAGCGGCGTCACGGCGCGCCCGCCACGCTCGAGCGCTACCCGGTTGCGACGATGGTCGACGTGTTGCGCCTGCAGGCCGCCGAGCGGCCCGGGCAGATCGCCTTCATTCACCTCGTGGATGGCGAGAACGAGGTGCGCGAGATCAGCTACGGCGATCTGTATCGCCAGGCGCTCGCGGTGGCGCATCACCTGAGCGCGCGGGAATCGGTCGGCAAACGTGTGCTGATGCTGTTCGAGGCCGGCATCGACTACGTCGCCGCACTATTCGGCGTACTGATGGCAGGCGCCGTCGCGGTCCCTTCGTTCCCGCCCGTCGGCACGCGTGCGCTCGGCCGCCTCGCGTCGATCGCGCAGGACGCGCAAGCCGACATCATCCTGACCAATGGCCGTTTCTCGAAGCTGCGCGAGCGCGTGCTGGCCCTGCTGCCGGACACGCTCCCGGAAGACGCCTGGACGGATGTCGACCCGTTTCTTCTCGGTCATAACAATGCATATACATACAAATCGCCCAGTGGCGCGGACGACCTGCCCCGGCTCGATCCGGAGAGCCTCGCGCTGCTGCAGTACACCTCGGGATCGACGTCCGCCCCGAAGGGCGTGATGCTCACGCACGACAACCTGCTCAGCAACTGCCACTGCGCGAGCCGCTGGATGGGCGGGCCGCGCGCGCGGGTCGGCTGCACCTGGCTGCCGCCGTATCACGACATGGGCCTGATGGGCGGCATCCTGCAGCCGATCTACGAAGGCTTCCCCACCGTGATCCTGTCGCCGGGGCATTTCGTGCAGCGCCCCTACCGCTGGCTCGCCGCCGTGTCGCGCTACCGGGTGACGACCACCATCGCGCCGAACTTCGCCTTCGATCTCTGCTGCGACACGATAGACGACGCTGAATTGGCGACCCTCGATCTGTCGACCGTCGAGGCGATCTACTGCGGCGCGGAGCCGGTGCGGCTGCGCACCTTCGAGCGCTTCGCGGCGCGCTTCGGGTCGCGCGGCTTTCGCGCCGCCGCGTTCGGCCCCTGCTACGGGCTCGCGGAAGCAACCGTGTTCGTGTCCGGCAAGCCCGACGGCGCCGCGCCGATCTTCACGAGCGTCGACCAGGAACGCCTCGCGCACGGCGCCGCGCTCGACGTCCCGGACGATCATCCGCGCGCGCAGACGCTGGCCGGCTGCGGCATCGCCGCGCCCGGACACGACCTGCGCATCGTCGACCCGGCGGACGGCCGCGCGCTGCCCGACGGCGCGATCGGCGAGATCTGGTTCAGCGGCCCGAACATCGGCGTCGGCTACTGGAACCAGACCGAACGCAGCCGCGAAACTTTCCACGCGACGCTGCCCGGCTCGCCGGACCGCTACCTGCGCACGGGCGACCTCGGCTTCCTGCGCGACGGCGAGCTGTTCGTCACCGGCCGGATCAAGGATCTGATCATCCACGCGGGTCGCAACCTGTACCCGCAGGACATCGAACAACTCGTGCAGGAAACCGATGCGAGGATCCGGCCCAACGGCGTCGCGGCGTTCTCGATCGACACCGGCGCGAGCGAACAGATCGCCGTGGTCGCCGAGCTGCGCCGTGGCGAGCGCGTGACGTCCGACGAGCTGCATTCGCTGCGCGACGCGATCGTCGAGCGCGTGACGCTGCACCTCGGCGCGGCGCCGCACGTGATCCATTTCGCGCCGACGGGCGCGATCCCGTTGACGACGAGCGGCAAGATCCAGCGCTATGCGACCCGCCAGGCGCTGCTTGCCGAAGCGCTGGCCAGCTACCCCCACGCCCGCACCTGA